A single Vespa crabro chromosome 21, iyVesCrab1.2, whole genome shotgun sequence DNA region contains:
- the LOC124431435 gene encoding RNA polymerase-associated protein RTF1 homolog, whose amino-acid sequence MPKRKNQALIDSESSGSASESGSDLDNDLLSLAKKKKGKSQDDSQSNEDNNVAKKDVRHDSDTSDSDDDWGAKTGKSKKKKAPTKRSKRKMTKSSSEDSGSEKESTKVSEPEEGEVSDSDASVSDSSQEEFNDGYDDKLMGDAEDQARLAQMTEKEREQEIFKRIEQREIMKTRFEIEKKLRMAKKQELKKQKESKKKEKGVEDKKIDRAPDPKERSKDRKKTIEEKQDKKFHAMSLLKARREEKKEREEKEKQRIEQQQQQSKDIEEEELEDDHKGGANKTKLKASDIYSDDSGSSDSGEEETSKPASHQRSSSSESRDSDSDNDKKSVTSNKAKPKKPLYVSTKEDLNKIRLSRHKMERFVHLPFFDRVVQGCFVRIGIGNNNGKAVYRVAEISGVCETGKIYQLGGTRTNKGLKLRHGAQERVFRLEFVSNQEFTESEFFKWKETCALQGISMPTFDEVEQKLKDIKEALVYEFKEEDIEKIVREKERFKQTPYNYAMKKAQLMRERDAANCRGDDETASRLNQELSELEERASELDKMRTATISSISYINDRNRKKNVEEAEKAIMEEIKANKGKKVDDPFTRRSTKPRMVYKPDDEDTPSATGANEKSGSQQIGDSISIGNEKENGQEVKKKQSTEDLFNAHDFDITIDLEVPIPNNPVSVLPKPVSNIKDTGPRRSLNLEDYKKKRGLI is encoded by the exons ATgccgaaaagaaagaatcaagCATTAATAGATTCTGAAAGTAGTGGCAGCGCATCGGAAAGTGGCTCGGATTTggataat GATCTACTGTCACTtgccaagaagaagaaaggtaaATCTCAAGATGACTCTCAATCCAATGAAGACAACAATGTCGCTAAGAAAGACGTCAGGCATGATTCTGATACATCAGATTCTGACGATGATTGGGGAGCAAAAACtggaaagagtaaaaagaaaaaagcaccGACTAAAAGAAGTAAACGAAAGATGACAAAATCTAGTAGCGAAGATAGTGGAAGTGAAAAGGAATCTACAAAAGTTTCAGAACCAGAGGAAG GTGAAGTCTCAGATTCTGATGCAAGCGTTTCGGATTCTAGTCAAGAGGAATTTAATGATGGTTATGACGACAAATTAATGGGAGATGCGGAAGATCAAGCGAGACTAGCACAAATgactgaaaaagaaagagaacaagaaatttttaaacggatagaacaaagagaaattatGAAAACTAGAtttgaaatagagaaaaaattgaGAATGGCAAAGAAACAAGAACTCAAGAAGCAAAAGGAatcaaagaagaaggaaaagggtgtggaagataaaaagatagatagagcaCCGGATCCTAAGGAGAGAAGTAAAGATCGTAAGAAGACAATAGAGGAGAAACAAGATAAAAAGTTTCATGCAATGTCTTTGCTGAAGGCAAGacgtgaagaaaagaaagaaagag aggaaaaagaaaagcaacgaatagagcagcaacaacaacaatcaaAAGATATAGAAGAGGAGGAATTAGAAGATGATCATAAAGGAGGTGCGAATAAGACAAAGTTGAAAGCTTCAGATATTTATTCCGACGACAGTGGTTCTTCGGACAGTGGAGAAGAGGAAACAAGTAAGCCAGCATCACATCAAAGGTCATCTTCCAGCGAAAGTAGGGATTCTGATTCTGATAATGACAAAAA ATCTGTGACCAGTAACAAAGCTAAACCGAAAAAACCATTATACGTCAGTACTAAAGAAGATTTGAACAAAATCAGATTATCTCGCCATAAAATGGAAAGATTTGTTCATCTTCCATTTTTCGATCGGGTTGTACAAGGTTGCTTTGTTAGAATTGgcattggaaataataatggcaAGGCGGTTTATAGAGTAGCAGAGATCAGCGGAGTTTGTGAGACTggtaaaatttatcaattaggTGGTACAAGAACAAACAAAGGATTGAAATTAAGACATGGTGCTCAGGAACGTGTATTTAGATTAGAATTCGTATCGAATCAAGAATTCACAGAATCTGAATTCTTTAAATGGAAAGAGACATGTGCTTTGCAAGGGATATCAATGCCTACATTCGATGAAGTAGAACAAAAATTGAAGGACATTAAGGAGGCCTTAGTATACGAATTCAAAGAGGaggatattgaaaaaatagtaagagaaaaagaaagatttaaacAAACCCCGTATAATTATGCGATGAAAAAAGCACAATTAATGCGCGAAAGAGATGCAGCCAATTGTAGAGGAGACGATGAAACTGCAAGTCGTCTTAATCAAGAATTGAGTGAACTAGAAGAACGTGCTTCTGAACTTGATAAAATGCGAACAGCAACAATATCAAGTATCTCGTACATAAATGACCGtaataggaaaaagaatgtTGAAGAAGCAGAAAAAGCTATTATG gaagaaataaaagctAATAAGGGGAAGAAAGTAGACGATCCATTCACTAGACGTAGTACGAAACCAAGGATGGTTTATAAACCTGACGATGAGGATACACCTTCTGCGACTGGAGCAAATGAAAAGTCAGGTTCTCAACAAATTGGTGACTCTATTTCAattggaaatgaaaaagaaaatggtcaagaagtaaagaaaaaacaaagcacTGAAGATTTGTTCAATGCTCATGATTTTGATATCACAATAGATTTAGAAGTACCAATCCCAA ataATCCCGTTAGCGTTTTACCCAAACCTGTCAGTAATATTAAGGATACAGGACCTCGCCGATCCTTAAATTTAGAAGATTATAAGAAGAAACGTGGACTTATCTAA